The following proteins are co-located in the Calliphora vicina chromosome 2, idCalVici1.1, whole genome shotgun sequence genome:
- the LOC135949902 gene encoding piggyBac transposable element-derived protein 3-like: MTTRRRYGYLTLEEATQYLEELLSDDSQENIIEQVVIEPPRANYLPSDEDSGDEDGGGLPQNLPKALLIQPCEITIRKSGSCGDDDQENAEDMENVLLEQTLQDVINNSSDNLNIDCLRSNATTPLNVKSSAESPKRKAVENKIKTQSKVPRVQHFDSASGSTKKPRPSKCKKSKYAKRLQSETIQWVEDEDVWCQRIFPEPDFSDCTDLPPYVQFEKFFDDELVQMLCNESNSYAVYSGQENPKISMNEMRVFLGILIVTGYASVPSKRDYWTNESDLKNELVSDSMRRNRFDTIFRNIHFIDNAKQQGDDKIWKLRPYTDALKTRFLKHFHPEQCLSYDESMIEYYGRHSCKQFIRGKPLRFGYKMWSLNTPLGYLINFEMYQGSNPRLKPEYYTRYGKNITPLFCMLDEFDENVKQLEFSIHFDNLFTTVNALVGLKQRGYHGTGTIRENCIPKSCPLPLKDVLKKQQRGHIESIKMVSPAIKITKWVDNAVVSVASTIHGKVPITKIARFSRTHKKRIMVPLPHAINEYNKNMGGTDRMDQNVNAYRIGARGKKWWFSIFTWLVDVSIQNAWILHRKAGGSMSQLSFRRSIATRYCKSYGSNKPPQSYRRLATDEQEYSTRYDGVNHFVVETKDKKRRRCAGLNCLSHPTSMCKKCNFSSLVLVVSLLVFDDCILEWENGMLNLREHKHISASINLLLHNSNKNNYDNNNSKTAKNNKSKRTTNNIDKN; the protein is encoded by the exons atGACGACACGAAGAAG atacgGGTATTTAACATTGGAAGAAGCCACACAATATCTTGAGGAGCTTTTGTCAGATGATAGCCAGGAAAATATTATTGAACAAGTGGTCATAGAGCCGCCGAGAGCTAACTATTTGCCGTCTGATGAAGACTCTGGAGATGAAGATGGTGGTGGACTCCCGCAAAATTTGCCCAAAGCTCTACTTATACAACCATGCGAAATTACAATTCGGAAGTCGGGATCATGTGGCGATGATGATCAGGAAAACGCGGAAGACATGGAAAATGTATTGCTAGAGCAGACATTGCAAGATGTTATAAATAACTCTTCtgataatttaaatattgattgcCTTAGATCTAATGCAACTACACCGTTGAATGTAAAATCATCTGCAGAATCGCCTAAAAGAAAAGCAGTGGAAAATAAGATAAAGACCCAATCTAAGGTACCTCGTGTGCAGCATTTTGACTCTGCCTCAGGTTCTACAAAGAAACCAAGAccatcaaaatgtaaaaaatcaaaGTATGCCAAAAGATTACAAAGTGAAACTATTCAGTGGGTGGAAGATGAGGATGTATGGTGTCAACGTATATTCCCTGAACCCGACTTTTCTGATTGCACTGACTTACCACCCTACGTGCAATTTGAGAAGTTTTTTGACGATGAGTTGGTACAAATGCTATGCAATGAAAGTAACAGTTATGCAGTATATAGTGGACAAGAGAACCCAAAAATATCGATGAATGAAATGCGAGTTTTTCTTGGAATCCTGATTGTTACAGGTTATGCTTCAGTTCCTTCAAAGAGAGATTATTGGACAAATGAAAGCGATCTTAAAAATGAATTGGTTTCGGATTCTATGCGTAGAAATCGCTTTGATACAATATTTcgtaatatacattttattgataatgcaaaACAACAAGGAGACGATAAAATCTGGAAACTACGACCATATACAGATGCTTTAAAAACACGTTTCTTGAAGCACTTTCATCCTGAACAATGTCTATCTTATGATGAATCAATGATTGAATATTATGGTCGTCACAGCTGCAAACAATTCATAAGAGGAAAACCCCTTCGTTTCGGTTACAAAATGTGGAGTTTAAATACTCCGCTGGgatacttaataaattttgaaatgtatcAAGGATCAAATCCCCGTTTAAAGCCTGAATATTACACCAGGTATGGGAAAAATATAACTCCATTGTTTTGTATGCTGGATGAATTTGATGAAAATGTTAAGCAACTTgaattttcaattcattttgacaatttattcaCGACAGTTAACGCTTTGGTTGGTCTAAAGCAACGCGGTTACCATGGAACTGGAACAATCCGAGAAAATTGCATACCCAAATCATGTCCTTTACCTTTAAAAgatgtattaaaaaaacaacagcgTGGTCATATTGAAAGTATAAAAATGGTATCTCCTGctataaaaattaccaaatggGTTGACAATGCAGTTGTATCTGTAGCGTCCACTATTCATGGGAAGGTACCTATCACCAAAATAGCCAGATTTTCCCGAACGCATAAGAAAAGAATTATGGTTCCCTTACCACATGCTATAAacgaatataataaaaatatgggtGGAACTGATAGAATGGATCAAAATGTAAATGCATATAGAATTGGGGCGCGAGGAAAGAAATGgtggttttcaatatttacatgGTTAGTAGATGTTTCAATACAAAATGCTTGGATTCTACATCGCAAGGCAGGTGGAAGCATGTCCCAGTTGAGTTTTCGCCGATCAATAGCAACTCGGTATTGCAAATCTTATGGCAGTAACAAACCACCTCAGAGTTATCGTCGTTTAGCTACAGATGAACAAGAGTATTCAACCAGATATGATGGGGTAAATCACTTTGTCGTCGAAACAAAGGACAAAAAAAGACGTCGTTGTGCAGGTTTGAACTGCTTGTCTCATCCAACTTCCATGTGCAAGAAATGTAAT